A region from the Anomaloglossus baeobatrachus isolate aAnoBae1 chromosome 11, aAnoBae1.hap1, whole genome shotgun sequence genome encodes:
- the LOC142257083 gene encoding nicotinamide N-methyltransferase-like: MDSKNSKIYHECGFDTRQHLEQYVSDRPDMAFEEDFLKFPIENLRTTFAEGHIKGDVLIDLSIGSVVHQLFAACDFFKHIIILKVRDRCIMEVKRWVNSRTGAFSWDHATKLYGDIEGESNKLQEKEEKMRIAIQHVMKCDIKKKSMMDPIALPPADCIISAWLLDVISKDQDDYIRHLRKFSELLKPGGHIILIGDLDGTYFTVGKDKLHLLNYDEDFARKALAEEGFVIDRCEVMKRTSVSDLLDHKANIFIVAHKEK; encoded by the exons ATGGATTCCAAAAACTCTAAAATCTATCATGAATGTGGCTTTGATACCAGGCAACATTTGGAGCAATATGTGTCAGATAGACCAGATATGGCCTTTGAAGAGGATTTCTTGAAATTTCCCATTGAAAATCTAAGAACAACTTTTGCAGAAG GTCATATTAAAGGAGATGTCTTGATTGACCTCAGTATTGGTTCCGTGGTTCATCAATTATTTGCAGCCTGTGACTTTTTCAAACACATCATAATTCTGAAGGTCAGAGACAGATGCATCATGGAGGTGAAGAGATGGGTAAACTCACGTACAGGAGCGTTTAGCTGGGACCATGCCACAAAACTTTACGGAGACATAGAAGGAGAAag taaCAAGTTacaggaaaaagaagaaaaaatgagaATTGCCATTCAACATGTTATGAAATGTGACATCAAGAAAAAATCTATGATGGATCCGATCGCCTTACCGCCAGCAGATTGTATCATCAGTGCTTGGCTACTAGATGTTATCAGTAAGGATCAAGATGATTACATCAGACATCTCAGGAAGTTCTCAGAGTTGCTAAAACCTGGAGGACACATTATATTAATTGGGGATTTAGATGGAACATATTTCACAGTCGGGAAAGACAAGTTACATCTTCTCAATTATGATGAGGATTTTGCCAGAAAAGCTCTGGCTGAAGAAGGTTTTGTTATTGACCGCTGTGAGGTTATGAAGAGAACATCAGTGAGTGATCTTCTTGACCATAAGGCCAACATATTCATTGTAGCTCACAAAGAGAAATAG